The genomic region TACGAAGACGCTCCAATGATGCGGTCAAACGAGAAAAATCTTTACTACACACTGGCAGTCACTGGCAAGTGCCAACTGAACTCAAATTTACCTTGATGATGGGCAGGCACTTCTCTGAGGGACGACACGATGCTCCCCTCGGAGGCCGAGAATTCTCCGTCAGACTTGGCAAAACTCGTGCAGTCTAAGCAGACCAAGCAGGCGCGCGTGTGCGGCGGAGCAGACCACCGGCTGCTGCGATCCCTGGCCAACACCGGAGCGGAGGTCATGGTCACCGTCCCCAACTCGCGGCTGCACCACATGGCGGAGTTCAAGGAGGAGGCCCAGCTCTGGGTCGCCGCCAACGTGGCGCCGTTCCTCCCGGCGACCATGATCACGCACGTCCTGGCGGGAGACGACGTCCTGTCAAGCTCTCCCGGGGCCGCCTACTCGCTGGTCCCCGCCATGCTGAACCTCCacgccgcgctcgccgccgcccgcctcgacgGCCGCGTCAGGGTGTCCACCGCGCTGTCATCGGTCCCGCTCGCCCCGTCCTGGCACGCCGGCGTCGCGGGGCACCTCCTGCGGTTCCTCAGCGACACCGGCTCGCCGCTCTTCCTCAAGCGGGCCCgcgcacgggaggccgccgccgccgacgacgcgtACGCCGCGATGCGGGCGCTCGGCTTCTCGGGCGTCCCGCTGATCGCCGCGGAGCCCGAGGGGCTCGGCGGCGCGGTGGTGTACCGCGGCCACTTGCGTCATGCTGCCGGTGGGGGCGGCGGGAGGCGGTCGCTGGCGGCGGGGATGTTCTGCGTGGCGCTGCAGAACGCGGACCCGGCGGCGCTGCAGGCGGGGCTGAGCTGGGCGTGCGGGCAGGGCCAGGCCGACTGCTCGGCGATCCAGCCCGGCGGGGCCTGCTACAGGCAGAACAACCTGGCGGCGCTGGCCTCCTACGCCTACAACGACTACTACCAGAAGGGCGCCAGCACCGGCGCCACCTGCTCCTTCAACggcaccgccaccaccaccgccaccgaccCCAGTAAGCGTGCAGTCTGGCACAGCTTCTTCCATCTCCTGTACCGCCATGGATGTATGTTCTCTGATTCTTTCATGGTGATCGCTCCTTGCAGGCTCGGGATCGTGCGTCTTCGCGGGAAGGTGAGCGTCATTTCTCGCGACACTCAGCATACTTTTGCTCCAAGATCATTTCACAAGTCTGACACGGTATCAATTTCGTGCATGCTTGCAGCACCATGGCAGGGGGCTCCAACTCGAGCGTGCCGAGCGCCAGCCCTCCGACGAGCCTCGCGCCTCCGGTCGGCTCCAGCCCTCCGTCCGACTTCGGGCCCCCTCCGACCGGCTTCGGCCCTCCCGCGGGTGGCTTCGGTCCGCCGTCTGGGTTCGGCCCACCGTCTGGCTTCGGTCCCCCGTCGGCGTTCGGCCCGCCGGGGAGCTTCAACGGGAGCGGGACCTTCGGGCCGAGCGGCACCCTCGAGCC from Triticum aestivum cultivar Chinese Spring chromosome 4A, IWGSC CS RefSeq v2.1, whole genome shotgun sequence harbors:
- the LOC123085039 gene encoding glucan endo-1,3-beta-glucosidase 4, with product MLRERWQGRVFTLVLLLLSNAASGTSLRDDTMLPSEAENSPSDLAKLVQSKQTKQARVCGGADHRLLRSLANTGAEVMVTVPNSRLHHMAEFKEEAQLWVAANVAPFLPATMITHVLAGDDVLSSSPGAAYSLVPAMLNLHAALAAARLDGRVRVSTALSSVPLAPSWHAGVAGHLLRFLSDTGSPLFLKRARAREAAAADDAYAAMRALGFSGVPLIAAEPEGLGGAVVYRGHLRHAAGGGGGRRSLAAGMFCVALQNADPAALQAGLSWACGQGQADCSAIQPGGACYRQNNLAALASYAYNDYYQKGASTGATCSFNGTATTTATDPSSGSCVFAGSTMAGGSNSSVPSASPPTSLAPPVGSSPPSDFGPPPTGFGPPAGGFGPPSGFGPPSGFGPPSAFGPPGSFNGSGTFGPSGTLEPYGTGCRHVASLAASTLLSAIVLAVLVASPDLM